TGACCATGCATGCCAGTGATCGCTACCTGATTGAAGGCACCATTGAGGATTTACGCAAAGAAGAAAACAGTCTCGGCTATGCTAGCCGACTCAGCCATGGGGTGATCGGAAAAGGGCTGAATGACTACGACACCATCTTCTCTGAACTGAAAAAAGTCGGCTTTGACAGCTGGATCAGCATCGAGGATGGCGTGAACGGGATGGAAGAACTTCAGGAAAGTGTGACTTTTCTCAGAGCAAAAATGGCACAATATTGGGGATAACGCCGGTTTTAACACCAAATGGCGCAAATTGGCAAAATAGAGAACATGCAAGGTCTTGCATATAGCTAGAAACAGAAGTATTCTATATACATCTGGATTCTAAAAGTCAGGATTGCGTGCCAGCAATCTGTGTATTTGACCAGACATTCAAAAATACTTGCCTCCGTTCCTCCATGTATTGAGTACAATTTGTTGCGTTCCAACGTTTGTACTCTATTGCCTTTTGATATTCATAGAACCGAACTCCTATGTTGGTCCTGATTCGTAATTCAGTGTCTGTCCTGCTCCTGTTCGTAATCACAGCGACTCTATCCGCATGTGGTGGATCAGATACCAGTCCTCGACGCGCAAATTCAAACCCATTTGCGCCTGCTGATAATAATACTACGCCGTCACGAACTCGCTCCACTCAGATGTCACAAACAAGGAATCCGGAAACTAACCCCTCGACGACTGAGACACCAGCAGTCCCAAAAGGGAATTCTGAGAAGAAGCCGAAACCAATAGCGACGCCTGCTCCAGATGCATCAAATCTAATCAGCGAAACAAGAAAAAAAACTCTGGATAGTAAAAATCCCGGAGTCGCAATCATCGTACGGGGAGTCACTGGCAACGAAGCAATGGCGCTACCGGTCCTGCAGCAGACGCTGCGCTCCACACTTTCGAAACCGGTTACTACTGAATTACAGAAACAGGATCCCACAACAGCTTCCGCCAGAAAAGACAATGTTGAGCATTTTGTGCTCGATAAGCAACTGGTCCTTGTCGTGCGTCCCGTTCCTGCAGACCTGTTTGCCTTTGCTCAGAACCTCAAGTGGGGCAAGGTGAAAGAAATCGATTTGCAAAACAGGATCATTACCATTGATACGCAACTGAAAGAACTGAACTCCCTGGCCGTCAGAAACCCGGTAGATGCCACGCAGGAAGACTCTCCTGTAAAAGTATCAGCGAACTCAAACACAATGAAATCGATTGAAGATGCGGCTCCCGCCAAGCCAGCGATGAAACAACCGGAGCCAAAAGTCAAAACATCTGGCAAGGAAATGAACGATCGGGACTTAAAACCACGTCCCGACGAAGAGACCATTGACTGGGCGCTGCGCGTGATTGCAGGCTCCAGCTCTTTTGCCCACGACACTGCCTGCAAACAACTGGCCAGCATGAAGCCTGACAGCAATCATCTTCAGCGTGTTTCTTCCGTACTGGCAGAGACGTTACCTCTAGCCAAAGAAGGCTTCCGCATGAAAGAACATGTGAACGCCATGGCCGTCTGGCAGACCGATGAAGCAATAAGAGCATTTGCCACACTGTTGGAAGATGAAAAATTAATTCTGGTACGCAAAGAAATTATTGGTCTCCTGCCCACAATTCATTCAGAGACCACTGCAGAAGTGCTCATCGGTCGCTTATCGAATCGTGCAGACTTGAAAGATGCTCGCAGGGCACTCAAGATTCTGGGCCAAATTGCAGAAAAACCAGTCATTGAACTTTTGGGCCATCCCGATCCTTCAATGCGAATTGAGGCCTGCAAAATCATGCAAGCGATCGGGACACAGAAATCTATCGAAGCACTGAAAAATCAGGTGGATACAGAAGAATCCGATGTTGTCAAACAACTGATTTCTGAAACACAAACGGGTATTGAACAGAAACTGACTGACAAGGAATAATCGTTCCTTGCCAATGCATTTCTTCATTGACACCAAGAACGCCCGTTAATAGCCGGCTGCAACACCATGTTTGCGGGAATCACTGTGACCGCGTAAACCATCTGGTTGCCGGGAAACAGCTTGACTCGCCGCCAGACCGGAACTCTTTTTCGTCACGTGTCCCAACTGCTTCAGTTTCTCGCCCACCTGTTCAAATAATTTGTTTTCAATCAGTAGATCCTCTGGCACCCATTGATGGTGGAGCCTTGGAGACTCGACGGCCTGCTCCGGATTCATTCCAAATACAATCATGTTGAGTAATACCTGTAGCGTACTGGAAATGATTCTGGGGCCACCCGAAGCGCCTGCAGAAAAAACAGCCTTTCCATCTTTAACAGCAATCGTTGGCGACATGCTGGAAAGTGGTTTTTTGCCGGGCTCAATTTCATTTGCTTTTCCTTGGATCAGACCAAAAGCATTCGGCTTCCCTGAAATAGCTGCAAAATCATCCATTTCGTTGTTCAGTACAATCCCATATTGCGGGACCACAACATAACTGCCAAATGTAAGATTAATGGTTTCAGTACAAGCGACGGCATTACCCGCGGAATCCATCACTGAAAAATGGCTGGTCCCTGCATCATGGGGCGGCAGATAACGCCCGTACTCTTTCAGTGATTTTGTTTTCTTTGCATCAATCCGTGAAGCCAACTGATCTGCATATTTCTTATCTGTTAGCCTTTGAATGGGAACAGGAACGAAATCCGCATCCCCCAGATATTCAGCGCGGTCTGCAAACGCGTGTTTCATGACTTCAACTAATAGATGGATCTGCTGAGGCGAGTGATATTCCAGTTTCCCGAAAGGCTGGTTCAAGAGTTGGTTTTCCAGGGAATGAATCATGTTGAACGATTCAATAATCGCGATACCTCCACTGGAAGGGGGTGGCATCGTGAAAATCGTGTATCCGTTGAAAGTCGTAGAGAGCGGCTTTCGGATCACGGGTTGCGTCTCAACCAAATCTTTGTGAGTCAGAATACCGCCACTCTTTTTGCCGCATGTCGCGATAATGGCGTCGGCAACCGGCCCTTCGTAAAAACCAGCGTGGCCTTTTTCAGCAATTAATTCCAGTGCTTTCAATTGAGGGCTGAAAAAATGGTCTTTCTCACTCCAGGGCTTCCCATGGTTCAAATACTCGTCAACCAGTGCCTGAAATCGCTCCGGATCCATCGTCCCATTTTTAATTCGCTTTAGCATCGCGCTTTGCACTGACCGCATATGCCCATTGATGGGCACGCCTCTACGGGCCATCAGAATCGCCGGCTGCATCACCGTTTTCAGATCCAGTGTCCCATATTCTTTCACAGCGTAGCACAATCCGGCTACGGTGCAGGGGACAGCAACTGCCAACGGTCCCTGACGACTGGCAAGCTGGCGCTGCTTCTCAGTGCCTGGCAAGTTGGCATACATTTCTGGAGTCGCATCAACTGGCGCACGTTCCCGGTAATCAATAACGGTTGATTTCTGCTGTTCTGCATCCCAGATCACCATAAAACCTCCGCCTCCCAAACCACAACTGGCTGGCCTGAGGACGGAAAGTGCGAAGGAAGTTGCAACGGCCGCATCCACAACATTGCCGCCTGCTTTCAAGATGGTCACTCCGGCGGCACTAGCTAAAGGGTGATCTGCGGCAACGACTGCATTCTGATAGGCTGGCTTCTCCTGTACAGTGGGAGGAATTTCAGAATACCCGGGTTGGATCGTCGTCAACAAGACCGACAACACCACAAGCCATAACATACTATTTGTAAATGATTTACGCTTCAGGCAATTCAGTAACATAGCGGGCCTTTTATAACGCTTTTGCAGCAGGCGTTTAAATGTAGTAAAAAACGAAGCAGACAATCTGTTTCTGCCGCTCGAAGTCTGGTTTGACTCTGTTTATACTATGCGACTTGTCTCGATTGATTTCCAGATCGAATACTGGAAATTCCTTTCAGATAGTGCATCCTGAAAGTATCCCTATAATTTAAGGCAGTGGATTCCCCACTTTTGTTCTGCTTTAAAACAGGGTTAAACTCTTCACTGTTTAGAATATTAGCTCAAATACCATGACGCCCAGCAAACTCGAATCTCCCAAAACTGATAAAACATGCCAACTGGTAACACTTGGCTGTAAGGTCAATCAGTACGAAACTCAGCTCGTGAAAGAAGCGCTGGAAAAAAACGGCTATCGTGAGGCGACTGAGACGGAAACCGCAGATCTCTGCGTCGTCAATACCTGTACGGTCACAGCAACAGGTGATTCGAAAGGCCGCAAGCTGATTCGTCAACTCTCGAAGAACAATCCCGGAACAAAAATTCTCGTGATGGGCTGCTATGCCACGCGCGACCCGAAAACGGTTTCTGAATTGCCCAGCGTATTTGAAGTAGTGACCGATAAAAGGGAACTGCCTGATATTCTGGAGCGGCACGGAATCGTGGATATGCCCACTGGGATTTCTGAATTC
This window of the Gimesia fumaroli genome carries:
- the ggt gene encoding gamma-glutamyltransferase, whose protein sequence is MLLNCLKRKSFTNSMLWLVVLSVLLTTIQPGYSEIPPTVQEKPAYQNAVVAADHPLASAAGVTILKAGGNVVDAAVATSFALSVLRPASCGLGGGGFMVIWDAEQQKSTVIDYRERAPVDATPEMYANLPGTEKQRQLASRQGPLAVAVPCTVAGLCYAVKEYGTLDLKTVMQPAILMARRGVPINGHMRSVQSAMLKRIKNGTMDPERFQALVDEYLNHGKPWSEKDHFFSPQLKALELIAEKGHAGFYEGPVADAIIATCGKKSGGILTHKDLVETQPVIRKPLSTTFNGYTIFTMPPPSSGGIAIIESFNMIHSLENQLLNQPFGKLEYHSPQQIHLLVEVMKHAFADRAEYLGDADFVPVPIQRLTDKKYADQLASRIDAKKTKSLKEYGRYLPPHDAGTSHFSVMDSAGNAVACTETINLTFGSYVVVPQYGIVLNNEMDDFAAISGKPNAFGLIQGKANEIEPGKKPLSSMSPTIAVKDGKAVFSAGASGGPRIISSTLQVLLNMIVFGMNPEQAVESPRLHHQWVPEDLLIENKLFEQVGEKLKQLGHVTKKSSGLAASQAVSRQPDGLRGHSDSRKHGVAAGY
- a CDS encoding HEAT repeat domain-containing protein — protein: MSQTRNPETNPSTTETPAVPKGNSEKKPKPIATPAPDASNLISETRKKTLDSKNPGVAIIVRGVTGNEAMALPVLQQTLRSTLSKPVTTELQKQDPTTASARKDNVEHFVLDKQLVLVVRPVPADLFAFAQNLKWGKVKEIDLQNRIITIDTQLKELNSLAVRNPVDATQEDSPVKVSANSNTMKSIEDAAPAKPAMKQPEPKVKTSGKEMNDRDLKPRPDEETIDWALRVIAGSSSFAHDTACKQLASMKPDSNHLQRVSSVLAETLPLAKEGFRMKEHVNAMAVWQTDEAIRAFATLLEDEKLILVRKEIIGLLPTIHSETTAEVLIGRLSNRADLKDARRALKILGQIAEKPVIELLGHPDPSMRIEACKIMQAIGTQKSIEALKNQVDTEESDVVKQLISETQTGIEQKLTDKE